The nucleotide window GCCCCATTCCACGCAGGAAATCACACTGTTGCCATTCAAAGCAAAACATAACCCCTGTAGTGTAACTATCAATAGGATCTGCGTAGTTACACTACAGGGGTTACAATAGCATCTACATTCATCTGAATAATCTTGTCCACTTTGAGCCACCTTTCCGTTCCTGAGTGAGCCACTACCCAATCATCCTTTATACTGTATCTATGCATCAGTTTTCTGATGTAAATATAGCTAGAGGAGCTAACCATCTCCTGGCCACTGCAGGAAGGACAAACCAATGTCGTATTAGGGGGTATGCTATACTCCAAGGAAGGGAAAGGAGTCAGCGGCAAGAAGATGCCTGACCTTACCTACATTTATAAGGAGCTCCTCAAAATGGGGTCAGCAAAAAGCTCCTATGGACAGAATACATGGAACAATGCCGCCTCAGCGGTTCTGAACCGCTTATGTATTCTCACAGCGCCGCGCAACCATGCATATCGCTCATAAACCAGGCGAACAGGTTGAAGTGGACTGGGCAGGAGACCCTGCCTATATTACAGACCCTGACACCGGTGAAATGATGGATGCGTACCTATTTGTAGGAGTAATGACTTACAGCCAATATGCTTATGTTGAAGCGTTCATCAATGAAAAACAGCAGGCATGGGTCACCGCCCATGTTCACATGTACGAATACTTCGGCGGCGTGGCCAAACTGCTTGTACCTGATAACTGCAAGACGGCTGTGGTACATGCAGGTGGCTGGTACAATCAGCAAATCCATACTGTTTATCACGAAATGGCTGAGCACACGGTGCTGCTATTATCCCCACCAGAGTGAGAAAGCCAAGCCGAAAGAAATCTTCTACCATTTTCTGCTCTCAATACAAAGCAGAAGGCTGGTATGAGCAGCTTGGCGGCAACGATGGTCCACTGGCAGATGCCATACTGGACCGTATCCTTCATGACGCATACAAAGTATCAATCCATCCAAAGATATTTCTATGCGTGAGGTATACGGGTTAGATAAGAGATTGAGCGAATGATCTAGCAGATAAAGGGCGGCTCAGTAGTTCCACGTGGCTCATGCCACACCGAACTGCGGCTCCGCCGCACCAGAATATCATTACCCATTTAGCTTTTCTTCGCATTCTAACGACTAAAAAAGTATAATGTTTCCTTATATCCAGACGCAGAATGGAGAAAAATAAGTTATGCTTTTCTCTGTATGGGTTTGATAAGAAACGGGCCCATTAGGCACATGGTTGAGATAATATTGAACGGGATACGCTCCACCTAAAGCGGAATGTGGCCGATAAGCGTTATAGGGTGTAGCTTCGAAGAGTCTGATATTCATTGATATAAAATCAATCGTACTGAAGAGTTCGAAAAAATCGTTCCGTTCGGGCATTATCAAGCATTGGCCTATGCCATCCATGGATATTTTCACCCCGGCTGTCTTCCAGCAACTGAATGTACTACGGATTCGTAAAATGGCCGCCTTGGCCGCTATTGGTGATTTCCGGTTTCCTAAAAGTTTTAGGCAAGCCCATACAAGGGATTTGTCTAGGGTACTGGAAAGTTCATAATTTACGATATATCGGTGTACCCGTCAATGATCACGAACAGGTACATAAAGCCTTTATGCATTCGGATGTATGTAATATCAATGCTCCAAACCTGCTCAAGCCGGCTCATTGTTGGTGGTAGCATTTGCTTCAAATCGTATAGATGGCCATGTCCCGCATCAATCGGCGGATTTTCTTCCGGTTGATGGCTACATCCATTTCACGCTGCAGAAGATGCGTCAGGGTCCGGTATCTTCGGGTTGGCTCGTCGGTATGGATTCCATCAATCCGGCGCATAAGAAATAAGTCCTGTCCTTAATCTGGAGAGGACTTGGCTTTCTGTAGGCTCTCATTCGGTTGCCACTCAGAAGTTCTGCCTGGCGCTTGACTGTGAGACAGGCAGGGCCGGTCTCTAGCAGAGGCTTACGTTTCGTGGTACTTGATAATTTTTTTGGATTTTTTTGAGCCAGCCTCCCTCATAGGTCAACTGGCTGACTTTTCTCTCTAGTCGGGCAACTCGTTGCTTTTCTGCCGCTAATTCCTTATCGGATTCCGAAGGGCCTCTTTTAAAACATCAGAGGCTCGCTCTAGAAATTCTGCTCGAATCGGCTGACCATTACGAGATTTAA belongs to Acetonema longum DSM 6540 and includes:
- a CDS encoding transposase, which produces MDWAGDPAYITDPDTGEMMDAYLFVGVMTYSQYAYVEAFINEKQQAWVTAHVHMYEYFGGVAKLLVPDNCKTAVVHAGGWYNQQIHTVYHEMAEHTVLLLSPPE